Proteins encoded by one window of Dreissena polymorpha isolate Duluth1 chromosome 11, UMN_Dpol_1.0, whole genome shotgun sequence:
- the LOC127850197 gene encoding trophoblast glycoprotein-like, with the protein MASVSGFTFSKTWMLSVIYLLCIWFTRVRLESFTCKGHFDKCLCSTTTVECHGETQLKGDNIIDLYKDISDDCERIVITGSNLTEMQPNFFGSCAGAPDLILKKLTYVDLSHNNIQRVNGKAFHCVPNLDTLIMSDNQWQIDKHDNEIGYFNKLPYLKHLDLRNSFEDGTDGSIYFYKLAHIFNDTDMFELDTLDLSYNEFIVLSEDSANTLCELTKLKTLNFSHNLFNEPAMPTKPDCFHELETLDLSHNSIQYLTPEFMKEVDDVHKLNGKLKNVFIHENPFECDCGLQGTWQWLKDTKAPVNKEQLFCSSSYQSMYNGKRVIDLELGDLVCQKAVVQSYVAVKVVTTIIFLVLGVSVLAFAFVHRDKIRLIARRWKKRIPAMRFRSHIRYSSVQEVATI; encoded by the coding sequence ATGGCGAGTGTCAGTGGATTTACGTTCAGTAAAACTTGGATGTTGTCTgtgatttatttgttgtgtatttGGTTCACGAGAGTTCGATTGGAATCATTTACTTGTAAAGGTCATTTTGACAAGTGCCTTTGTTCAACTACGACTGTTGAATGTCATGGAGAAACTCAGTTGAAAGGAGATAACATTATAGATCTGTATAAAGACATCAGCGATGACTGTGAACGTATCGTCATTACCGGGTCAAATCTGACTGAAATGCAGCCCAACTTCTTTGGATCATGTGCGGGTGCTCCAGATTTGATTCTAAAAAAACTTACGTACGTGGATCTGTCACACAATAATATACAGAGGGTCAACGGAAAAGCGTTTCACTGCGTCCCCAATCTGGACACGCTGATTATGAGCGATAATCAATGGCAGATCGACAAGCATGACAATGAAATCGGGTACTTCAACAAGTTACCCTACTTAAAACACCTTGACTTGCGTAATTCTTTTGAAGATGGCACAGATGGGTCAATTTATTTCTATAAGCTGGCTCATATTTTTAATGACACAGACATGTTTGAGTTGGACACATTAGATCTTTCGTACAATGAATTCATCGTTCTTTCGGAAGACTCTGCGAACACGCTGTGTGAGCTTACGAAACTAAAGACGTTGAATTTCTCCCATAACCTATTCAACGAGCCCGCCATGCCAACAAAACCAGACTGCTTCCATGAACTGGAGACCCTCGATCTCTCTCACAATAGCATCCAGTACCTGACTCCAGAGTTCATGAAAGAGGTGGACGATGTACATAAACTTAACGGGAAACTGAAGAACGTTTTCATCCACGAAAATCCATTCGAATGCGATTGTGGCCTGCAAGGAACATGGCAGTGGTTGAAGGACACCAAAGCCCCTGTCAACAAGGAACAGCTATTCTGTTCGTCTTCATACCAATCTATGTACAACGGAAAGCGTGTGATAGATCTGGAGCTCGGTGATCTAGTTTGCCAGAAGGCGGTTGTTCAGTCCTATGTCGCAGTTAAGGTTGTTACTACCATTATCTTCCTGGTGTTGGGTGTGAGTGTGCTCGCATTCGCATTTGTACACCGCGACAAGATTCGACTCATCGCACGACGCTGGAAAAAAAGAATCCCTGCTATGAGATTTCGGTCCCATATACGATATAGTTCCGTACAGGAAGTTGCAACGATATAA